A genomic region of Populus nigra chromosome 11, ddPopNigr1.1, whole genome shotgun sequence contains the following coding sequences:
- the LOC133706305 gene encoding protein RBL-like, whose amino-acid sequence MNAPIIDPLQGDFPEVIEEYLHHGVTKCIAFNRRGTLLAAGCADGSCVIWDFETRGVAKELRDKDCIAAITSICWSKYGHRILVSSADKSLILWDVVSGEKITRITLHHTPLLARLHPGSSTPSLCLTCPLSSAPMIVDFNTGNTTVLPVTVPDADSGPAPPSRNKPSDGPPYTPTAACFNKFGDLVYVGNSKGEILVIDHKSIQVRAMVPTPGGAVIKNIVFSRDGQYLLTNSNDRTIRIYENLLPLKDGLTALGHLNKTVDEVAGVEKMKAVGSKCLALFREFQDTITKVHWKAPCFSGDGEWVIGGSASKGEHKIYIWDRVGHLVKILEGPKEALIDLAWHPVHPIIVSVSLTGMVYVWAKDHTENWSAFAPDFKELEENEEYVEREDEFDLIPETEKVKESDINEDDEVDIVTVEKDAFSDSDMSQEEICFLPATPCPDVPEQQDKCVGSSSKLMDSNNSGSPLSEEAGQNGQAMNHASSPLEEDTGGTRMKRKRKPSEKGLELQAEKGRKPLKSYGRVSKVRSKPVADLDITNGIYGDDISD is encoded by the exons ATGAATGCACCAATTATTG ATCCACTGCAAGGGGATTTTCCAGAGGTAATAGAGGAGTATTTGCATCATGGGGTTACGAAGTGCATTGCTTTCAATCGCCGCGGCACGCTTCTTGCTG CTGGATGTGCTGATGGAAGTTGTGTTATTTGGGACTTTGAGACCAGGGGAGTTGCAAAAGAGCTCCGGGATAAAGATTGTATTGCTGCCATAACAAGTATCTGCTGGTCGAAGTATGGTCATCGTATTCTTGTGTCATCTGCTGACAAATCACTAATACTTTGGGATGTTGTCAGTGGAGAGAAGATTACACGTATTACTCTTCATCACACCCCACTACTAGCCCGGCTACATCCTGGTTCCTCTACTCCATCTCTCTGCCTGACATGCCCACTTTCATCTGCTCCCATGATTGTAGATTTTAACACAGGAAACACCACTGTGCTACCAGTTACAGTACCTGATGCGGACAGTGGACCTGCCCCCCCATCACGTAATAAACCCTCTGATGGTCCCCCTTACACCCCAACTGCTGCATGCTTTAACAAGTTTGGGGATCTGGTTTATGTGGGAAACTCTAAAGGAGAAATACTTGTAATAGATCACAAAAGCATTCAAGTGCGTGCCATGGTtcccactcctggtggtgctgTTATCAAGAACATAGTGTTCAGCAGAGATGGTCAGTATCTTCTCACAAATTCAAATGACCGGACAATCAGGATATATGAAAATCTTCTTCCCCTGAAAGATGGTCTCACTGCGCTGGGGCACCTGAACAAGACTGTTGATGAGGTAGCTGGTGTTGAGAAAATGAAGGCTGTTGGATCAAAGTGCTTAGCACTTTTCCGGGAATTCCAGGATACTATCACCAAAGTGCACTGGAAAGCACCTTGTTTCAGTGGTGATGGGGAATGGGTGATTGGTGGTTCTGCGAGCAAGGGAGAGCACAAGATCTACATATGGGATAGGGTTGGGCATCTTGTAAAAATCCTTGAAGGTCCAAAAGAGGCATTGATTGATTTAGCATGGCATCCTGTTCACCCCATTATCGTCTCTGTTTCCTTGACTGGCATGGTTTATGTTTGGGCTAAGGACCATACTGAGAACTGGAGTGCATTTGCCCCGGACTTCAAAGAGCTAGAGGAGAATGAGGAGTATGTGGAACGCGAAGATGAATTTGATTTGATACCTGAAACTGAAAAG GTAAAAGAATCAGATattaatgaagatgatgaagttgATATTGTAACAGTGGAGAAAGATGCTTTCAGTGATTCAGATATGTCTCAAGAAGAAATATGTTTCTTGCCAGCTACCCCATGTCCTGACGTTCCTGAGCAACAAGACAAGTGTGTGGGAAGTTCTTCAAAGTTGATGGATTCTAATAACTCTGGATCACCGCTTTCTGAAGAAGCTGGACAGAATGGACAAGCAATGAATCATGCATCAAGTCCTCTTGAAG AGGACACAGGAGGGACACGCATGAAGAGAAAACGAAAACCTTCAGAAAAGGGGTTGGAATTGCAGGCAGAGAAGGGCAGGAAACCCTTGAAATCTTATGGTAGAGTGTCAAAAGTAAGGAGTAAACCTGTTGCTGATCTGGATATCACTAACGGAATATATGGGGATGATATTTCTGACTGA